In Campylobacter sp. RM16187, the DNA window CGGAGAGCTTCTCATAAACGCATTTAACCTGCTTGATTACGGAAGGATGGTGAAAAATCATGAGAGCCCGGTCATCGCAAAATGCAGCTTTACTAAAAAAGATCGCCTGAAATATATCTTCTTAACCGAGCTTTTTGACGGCGGAGTTGATATAGCCAAATACAACGAATTTAACCGTGCAAACATCCATAAAGAGCTGTTTGTCGAGCTAAATTTGCTTAAGCTTGTAAATGCGATCTACGAAGAAAACGGCATGATTAAGCCGACGTTTTTCGGTAAGTATATCTGCCTTGTTTTGATGCGTGATTTTTATGCGGGCATGGATAAGGTTCGCGCAATATTTAAAGATGATGCAAAGATCAAACGAAGCAAAAAACTACGCATAATGGAAGAAAACACCGAGCCAAATTTCGATAACTCAGTCATCTCTCCAAAAGCTGCGGTTTAATAAACTACATAAATTCAAGCGAACTTGCTTGAATTTGTTTTCTTGTCTATATTTGGAAATTTAGTTTAAAAGCCTACTTTTTTCTCTTCGTCAAAGGCGCTTGAAATTTCGCGTTTGATCTCATTTTCAAAGTCTTTAAGAGTAAAAATTCCATCATCTCTAATGGCGACTTTAAGAGCTGTGTTTTTAAGCACGAGCATGATTTGCGCACCGCTTAGATCAAATTTTGCAAGCTCTTTGATGTCAAATCCATCTTCAAAACTCGCATTTTCAGGCATAACCTTACGCCAAATGGCAAGGCGTGCCGCAAAATCCGGCTTTTTAAACTCTATTTTATAGTCAAATCTTCTTGAAAACGCACTATCAAGGCTTTGCAAGAAATTTGTCGTGGCTATCAAAACGCCTTCAAATTTCTCAATTTGCTCTAAAAAGATATTTTGCATTTGATTATGCATCTTATCAGCCCCGCTTGAGCTCTCCGTCCTTGTGCTTAGAAACTGATCGGCCTCATTTAGCAATAATACGGGCTCACTCTTGCTTTTAGCGCAAATTTCTTTATATGTATCAAAAATTTTGCGCACATTTTGTTCGCTCTCTCCAACATATTTGCTTAAAATTTTGGAGCAGTCAAAGCTTAAAACCATCTTTTTAAGGCTCTTTGCAAGCCCTATGGCGCTCATCGTTTTACCGGTTCCAGCAGCTCCGTAAAAGATGATCTTAACGTCTATAGCTCGGCGCGACTTGATACCCCAGCTTGAAAGGCGAGCTAAGACCTTTTTGTCAACTTGCTTTAAAATCGCATCCATTAGCTCTTTTGTCTTGTCGCTTAGCACTACATCATCGATACTTGTCGCAGGCTCGATCAGCTCGAAAATTTCTTGCTCTTTAACTATGCTTGCGAGTTCAAGCTTCTTGCTCTTTTTCTCGTTTTTTGGATGCATTATGCGCTGCAAAACGTCATCGTTTATAAAAAAGCTTCGCGTGATGTTGCCTAGCGTGCTTAAAATCTCGTCGTAATCAATCAGCCCGCTTTCAATAAGCCTTGAGCCGTCATCCAAAAGCGAGCGGTTTTTAGCCCTTTGAAACTCATCACCGCCCAAAATACTAGTAAGCGCATTTAGATCGCGGGAACTATCAAATTCGCCTGCGTACTCCTCTTTTAAAAGAGCTAGAAAGATAATTTGCTCCTTTTCATCAAGCGAATTTTCTTTAAAAATTTGCTCAACGACAAGGATGATTTTAGTTAAATTTAGGCGTTTTTTTATCGTTTCGTTAAGGGTTTGTATCTCTTTTTCGAGCCTGTTTTTAGCCTCGTTTGAGCTGTTTGGATCAAAAAGAGCAAATCTCGCATAAAGTTCGATGCGTAAAAACTGATCTTTAAGATACTCCAAATGATCCTCATACGCTGTAATCTCAGGCATCTTGATACTAACATTACCGTTTTCTAAAATTTTTAAAAACGCCGCAGAGAGTGAAATTTCGGTGTGAAGTAAAGTGAGTAAATTTGATTGATTTGGCTTGGTTTCGGCAGTTTTAAATATGCTAAAACTTTGATTTATCCAGCCGTTATCAATGAGTGATCTGATATCTTCTAAATGATTTAGGAATTTATATCCGCTCTCGTCGCCAAATATAGCTTTAAGCACGTCATAAACGCTGTTTTGAGCGCTACCGTCTATGTAGGCTTTGCTTAGAAATTGAAGAATTTTGGCCTCGTTTTCATTGCAGTTTATGAGCGCGCTTAAATTTGAGTCTTTGGCGTTTGAGCCGATAAATTCAAGAAGATATTTCACTTAGTTCGCCCTTTGCGATTTGATCTTTTAAAACTCGTTTTAAAACCTTGCCCGTAGCGTTTTTAGGCAGTTCTTTTACGAAATGTATATGTTTTGGAATTTTAAAATTAGCCAAAT includes these proteins:
- a CDS encoding ATP-binding protein; translation: MKYLLEFIGSNAKDSNLSALINCNENEAKILQFLSKAYIDGSAQNSVYDVLKAIFGDESGYKFLNHLEDIRSLIDNGWINQSFSIFKTAETKPNQSNLLTLLHTEISLSAAFLKILENGNVSIKMPEITAYEDHLEYLKDQFLRIELYARFALFDPNSSNEAKNRLEKEIQTLNETIKKRLNLTKIILVVEQIFKENSLDEKEQIIFLALLKEEYAGEFDSSRDLNALTSILGGDEFQRAKNRSLLDDGSRLIESGLIDYDEILSTLGNITRSFFINDDVLQRIMHPKNEKKSKKLELASIVKEQEIFELIEPATSIDDVVLSDKTKELMDAILKQVDKKVLARLSSWGIKSRRAIDVKIIFYGAAGTGKTMSAIGLAKSLKKMVLSFDCSKILSKYVGESEQNVRKIFDTYKEICAKSKSEPVLLLNEADQFLSTRTESSSGADKMHNQMQNIFLEQIEKFEGVLIATTNFLQSLDSAFSRRFDYKIEFKKPDFAARLAIWRKVMPENASFEDGFDIKELAKFDLSGAQIMLVLKNTALKVAIRDDGIFTLKDFENEIKREISSAFDEEKKVGF